One stretch of Raphanus sativus cultivar WK10039 unplaced genomic scaffold, ASM80110v3 Scaffold0041, whole genome shotgun sequence DNA includes these proteins:
- the LOC130500808 gene encoding uncharacterized protein LOC130500808 — protein sequence MANYHRISFWDKKAYCLILCFLCWLRFSELVKEMDRVITQGFVLIFLLQGVHSRTLRSESNTAESGQKVTVNTAGEQVVVDNGIIQLTFSNPAGLVTAIKYKGFDNVLNERTKNRVYWDIVWYEPGQVSQTDFLIGEKFKIISQTSEQVEISFSKTWDTSKRGSTIPLNVDKRYIIRRGVSGVYMYGVVERLKSWPTVTMDQTRIVYKLNATKFDYMAVDDHRQNLMPLEADRNLTDGSAAPLEYKEAVRMVKPKNKLFKGQVDDKYLYSMESKDNRLHGWLASEQRVGFWIITASNEFRTCGPVKQELTSHTGPTLLSMFTSTHYAGKEINTTYASGEPWKKMFGPVFVYLNSAPSPDLMWTDAKRQLAAEVKSWPYEFVKSEDYPLRQQRGTVQGQLSVKDSFKSKSKLNEEIAFVGLALPGEVGSWQAETKGYQFWTQADKTGTFTIANVRPGTYNLFAWVAGHIGDYKYEREITITPGKEINVGPLVYEPPRSGPTLWEIGVPDRSAAEFNIPDPDPALITKLYANHPNAPEDRFRQYGLWDRYSAVYPKEDVTFTVGVSDYKKDWFFAHLNRKTGGKKLQATTWKIVFNLKEVSQNGNYTLRMALAAANTADILVEVNKPPSTKPMFRTGMVGRDNAIARHGIHGLYRLFNIGVQTNLLKVGDNTIYLTQNRVTSIFAGVMYDYLRLEGPSGAKQ from the exons ATGGCTAACT ACCATAGAATATCATTTTGGGATAAGAAAGCATATTGTCTGatcttgtgttttctttgttggCTGAGGTTCAGTGAATTAGTCAAGGAGATGGATCGGGTCATAACTCAGGGTTTTGTTCTGATATTCCTTCTTCAAGGTGTTCATTCCCGAACGTTGCG AAGCGAATCAAATACTGCAGAATCGGGACAAAAGGTTACGGTTAACACAGCTGGCGAACAA GTGGTTGTTGATAATGGTATCATCCAACTCACCTTCTCGAATCCAGCCGGCTTAGTAACTGCAATCAAGTATAAGGGCTTTGACAATGTGTTGAACGAAAGAACTAAGAATCGTGT GTATTGGGATATAGTATGGTATGAACCAGGACAAGTATCGCAAACAGATTT TTTAATAGGAGAAAAGTTCAAGATAATAAGCCAAACAAGTGAGCAagtcgaaatttcattttcaaaaacatGGGATACCTCTAAACGCGGCTCGACAATTCCACTAAACGTAGATAAAAG ATATATTATTCGACGCGGTGTAAGTGGAGTGTATATGTACGGTGTGGTAGAGAGGTTAAAAAGTTGGCCGACGGTAACAATGGACCAAACCAGAATAGTCTACAAGCTTAACGCTACAAA gttcgATTATATGGCTGTAGACGATCATCGACAGAATCTAATGCCTTTAGAGGCAGATCGAAATCTTACCGATGGTAGTGCAGCTCCATTGGAATACAAAGAAGCGGTTCGGAtggtaaaaccaaaaaataaattatttaaaggGCAG GTTGACGATAAGTATCTTTACTCGATGGAAAGCAAGGACAACAGACTACATGGTTGGCTCGCTTCAGAACAACGTGTCGGCTTCTGGATTATTACTGCCAGCAACGAGTTCCGTACTTGTGGGCCCGTCAAACAAGAACTCACTTCTCATACTGGACCCACCTTACTTTCT ATGTTTACAAGTACACACTATGCTGGAAAAGAAATCAACACAACTTACGCAAGCGGTGAGCCGTGGAAGAAGATGTTTGGTCCTGTCTTTGTTTATCTCAACTCTGCCCCCTCTCCCGATCTCATGTGGACCGATGCTAAACGACAG TTGGCTGCCGAGGTTAAAAGCTGGCCTTATGAGTTCGTGAAGTCAGAAGATTACCCTCTTCGCCAACAAAGAGGAACAGTCCAGGGTCAACTATCTGTCAAGGACAg TTTCAAAAGCAAGTCGAAGTTAAACGAAGAAATTGCTTTTGTGGGTTTAGCATTACCTGGTGAAGTTGGTTCATGGCAAGCCGAAACCAAg GGATATCAATTTTGGACACAAGCAGACAAAACGGGGACGTTCACCATAGCGAATGTGAGACCTGGCACTTATAACCTCTTCGCATGGGTTGCCGGACATATTGGCGACTATAAATACGAGCGTGAAATTACAATTACACCag GTAAGGAAATAAACGTAGGACCCTTAGTGTATGAGCCGCCAAGAAGTGGTCCAACGTTGTGGGAGATCGGTGTACCGGATCGGAGCGCCGCAGAATTCAATATCCCGGATCCGGACCCAGCCCTTATAACCAAACTATATGCTAATCACCCAAATGCTCCTGAAGACAG ATTTAGACAATATGGTCTATGGGATCGTTACAGTGCAGTGTATCCTAAAGAAGATGTTACTTTTACTGTTGGAGTGAGTGACTATAAAAAAGATTGGTTCTTTGCACATCTCAACAG AAAAACTGGAGGAAAGAAACTTCAAGCAACGACatggaaaattgtttttaactTAAAAGAAGTGTCCCAAAATGGAAATTATACTCTTCGAATGGCTTTGGCTGCAGCCAACACTGCCGATATATTAGTTGAGGTTAACAAACCACCTAGCACCAAACCTATGTTCAGGACTGGGATGGTAGGTCG